From a region of the Deinococcus aestuarii genome:
- a CDS encoding roadblock/LC7 domain-containing protein has protein sequence MIAPLLDVRGVRHAALVDARGAVVTAVGEGADLGVVGPGRAVIGSLQAALGQGQWQDLLLDVDGGPLLLTPHGDQILLTAFDDVANLGRVRFAVRRLLGQG, from the coding sequence GTGATCGCGCCGCTGCTCGACGTGCGTGGGGTCAGGCACGCCGCCTTGGTGGACGCGCGCGGCGCCGTCGTGACCGCCGTGGGAGAGGGAGCGGACCTCGGTGTCGTGGGGCCAGGGCGTGCGGTCATCGGCAGCCTTCAGGCGGCCCTCGGCCAGGGGCAGTGGCAAGACCTCCTTCTCGACGTGGACGGAGGCCCCCTGCTGCTCACCCCACACGGCGACCAGATCCTGCTCACCGCCTTCGACGACGTGGCGAACCTGGGCCGGGTGCGCTTCGCGGTCAGGAGGTTGCTGGGGCAGGGGTAG
- a CDS encoding roadblock/LC7 domain-containing protein — translation MRLDLLRTVPGLVGAVLAGPDGLPLETLGSGGDALAAELTSLRTGLERMGRRLGAGQVTRVAFTAERVEVVAVAGESFVLAAALQRGTDTRSAQQFLARLASELSDLPALEHA, via the coding sequence GTGAGGCTTGACCTTCTGCGCACCGTTCCCGGCCTGGTGGGGGCCGTCCTCGCGGGTCCCGACGGCCTGCCGCTCGAAACCCTGGGCTCGGGTGGAGACGCGCTCGCCGCCGAGCTGACCTCGCTGCGAACTGGGCTGGAGCGGATGGGCCGCCGTCTGGGCGCGGGGCAGGTCACCCGGGTGGCCTTTACGGCGGAGCGGGTCGAGGTCGTCGCGGTGGCCGGGGAGAGCTTCGTCCTGGCTGCCGCCTTGCAACGGGGCACCGACACGCGGAGCGCGCAGCAGTTCCTCGCCCGCCTCGCCTCGGAACTCAGCGACCTGCCCGCGCTGGAGCACGCGTGA
- a CDS encoding roadblock/LC7 domain-containing protein: MLTHLTQLVTDVDGAWAAAIGGLDGLLVEGHAAADTDLGLLVAEHAGLLRAANASYGETLGDGNPRELYLRGERVSVFLHPITADFFLLLALDGRSNLGQARLYGRAAARQLEAHL, encoded by the coding sequence ATGCTCACCCACCTCACGCAACTCGTGACGGACGTGGACGGCGCGTGGGCCGCCGCCATCGGCGGACTCGACGGCCTGCTCGTCGAGGGCCACGCCGCCGCCGACACCGACCTGGGCCTCCTCGTGGCCGAACACGCCGGACTCCTGCGCGCCGCGAACGCCTCCTACGGCGAGACCCTGGGGGACGGCAACCCGCGCGAGCTGTACCTGCGCGGCGAGCGGGTCAGCGTCTTCCTGCACCCCATCACCGCCGACTTCTTCCTGCTCCTCGCCCTCGACGGGCGCAGCAACCTCGGGCAGGCCCGGCTGTATGGCCGCGCCGCCGCCCGTCAATTGGAGGCCCACCTGTGA
- the gyrA gene encoding DNA gyrase subunit A yields MTGIQPVDITSEVKTNFINYAMNVIVDRALPDVRDGLKPVQRRIMYAMLQEGLAANQKHAKSAAVVGEVMKKYHPHGDAPVYDAMVRLGQWWNLRYTMVDPQGNFGSIDGDPPAAMRYTEARMTKLAEELLADLEKETVDLKPNYDETTVEPTVLPSAVPNLLVNGATGIAVGMATNIPPHNLTEISNGLLALIDNPNISLDEMMNHVQGPDFPTGGRISKQGIREAYATGHAGLKVRGKARIDEKNGRAQIIISEIPYQVNKTNLIQTISAMYKAGKIPDISALRDESDRKEPVRIVVELKRGAIPTLVLNQLYKYTQLQSTFTVINLSIVGGEPRVLPLIDTMRHFLTHRRDVVTRRTAYDLRKAEERAHVLEGLLKALDNIDEVIERIRAANTAAEARDALMGRFDLTEIQAQAILDMRLQRLVGLERERLMAEYDELQKIIERLRGILGDERLLWREIKKEIRDVRDRYGDARRSVITQLEDDISKEDLIAVEDMVITMTKAGYLKRTNLGAYRAQGRGGRGASGGRLREEDINTSVFVGSTHDYLLFFTDAGRVFHEKIYDLPEAGRDAKGTHIRNLLPSLREDENIASVLSVKGFDEAGSFVFATRKGVVKKTAIAEYGNITSAGLIAINLQPGDELIGVGIQRNGDDVVLATREGQAMRFAATEVRDTGRATQGVIGIRLREDDAVVSMALVPGGDEGSELLAVSEYGLGKRTPVGDYPSKGRGGLGVITLGVTDKTGKLVTLTHVAGNEELMVLTEKGTVIRTRVEEVRVTGRGAQGVKVINIGDKDRVISAFPIRREDEL; encoded by the coding sequence ATGACCGGAATTCAACCTGTTGACATCACCAGCGAAGTCAAAACGAACTTCATCAACTACGCGATGAACGTGATCGTGGACCGCGCGCTGCCCGACGTGCGCGACGGTCTCAAGCCCGTGCAGCGGCGAATCATGTACGCGATGCTGCAAGAGGGCTTGGCCGCCAACCAGAAGCACGCCAAGTCGGCGGCGGTGGTCGGCGAGGTGATGAAGAAGTACCACCCGCACGGCGACGCGCCCGTCTACGACGCGATGGTGCGCCTCGGGCAGTGGTGGAACCTGCGCTACACGATGGTGGACCCGCAGGGGAACTTCGGCTCCATCGACGGCGACCCGCCCGCCGCCATGCGCTACACCGAAGCGCGCATGACCAAGCTCGCCGAGGAGCTGCTGGCCGACCTCGAAAAGGAGACGGTCGACCTCAAGCCCAACTACGACGAGACGACGGTCGAGCCCACGGTGCTGCCGTCCGCCGTGCCCAACCTGCTCGTGAACGGGGCGACGGGCATCGCGGTGGGCATGGCGACGAACATCCCGCCGCACAACCTGACCGAGATCAGCAACGGTCTCCTCGCGCTGATCGACAACCCGAACATCAGCCTCGACGAGATGATGAACCACGTGCAGGGACCGGACTTCCCGACGGGCGGGCGCATTTCGAAGCAGGGCATCCGGGAGGCGTACGCGACCGGGCACGCGGGGCTGAAGGTGCGCGGCAAGGCCCGCATCGACGAGAAGAACGGGCGGGCGCAGATCATCATCTCCGAGATTCCCTATCAGGTGAACAAGACCAACCTGATCCAGACGATCTCGGCGATGTACAAGGCGGGCAAGATCCCCGACATCTCCGCCCTGCGCGACGAGTCCGACCGCAAGGAGCCGGTGCGGATCGTGGTGGAACTCAAGCGCGGCGCGATTCCCACACTGGTGCTCAACCAGCTCTACAAGTACACGCAACTCCAGTCGACCTTTACGGTGATCAACCTCAGCATCGTGGGGGGCGAGCCGCGCGTGCTGCCGCTGATCGACACGATGCGGCACTTCCTGACCCACCGCCGCGACGTGGTGACCCGCCGCACCGCCTACGACCTGCGCAAGGCCGAGGAGCGGGCGCACGTGCTCGAGGGGCTGCTCAAGGCGCTCGACAACATCGACGAGGTGATCGAACGCATCCGGGCGGCGAACACGGCGGCGGAGGCGCGCGACGCGCTGATGGGGCGGTTCGACCTCACCGAGATTCAGGCGCAGGCGATCCTCGACATGCGGCTGCAACGCCTCGTGGGGCTGGAGCGCGAGCGGCTGATGGCCGAGTACGACGAGTTGCAAAAGATCATCGAGCGCCTGCGCGGCATCCTCGGCGACGAGCGGCTGCTGTGGCGCGAGATCAAAAAGGAGATCCGCGACGTGCGCGACCGCTACGGCGACGCCCGGCGCTCGGTGATCACCCAGCTTGAGGACGACATCTCCAAGGAGGACCTGATCGCCGTCGAGGACATGGTGATCACCATGACCAAGGCGGGGTACCTCAAGCGCACGAACCTGGGCGCCTACCGGGCGCAGGGCCGCGGCGGGCGCGGGGCCTCGGGCGGCAGGCTGCGCGAGGAGGACATCAACACGAGCGTCTTCGTGGGCTCCACGCACGACTACCTGCTGTTCTTCACCGACGCGGGCCGCGTCTTCCACGAGAAGATCTACGACCTGCCGGAGGCGGGCCGCGACGCCAAGGGCACGCACATCCGCAACCTGCTGCCTTCGCTGCGCGAGGACGAGAACATCGCCTCGGTGCTCAGCGTGAAGGGCTTTGACGAGGCGGGCAGCTTCGTGTTCGCCACGCGCAAGGGGGTGGTGAAGAAGACCGCCATCGCCGAATACGGCAACATCACCTCGGCGGGGCTGATCGCCATCAACCTCCAGCCGGGCGACGAACTCATCGGCGTGGGCATCCAGCGCAACGGCGACGACGTGGTGCTCGCCACCCGCGAGGGCCAGGCGATGCGCTTCGCCGCGACCGAGGTGCGCGACACGGGCCGCGCGACCCAGGGCGTGATCGGCATCCGCCTGCGCGAGGACGACGCCGTGGTGAGCATGGCGCTCGTGCCCGGCGGCGACGAGGGCAGCGAACTTCTGGCGGTGAGCGAGTACGGCCTGGGCAAGCGCACCCCGGTCGGCGACTACCCCAGCAAGGGGCGCGGCGGTCTCGGCGTGATCACCCTCGGCGTGACCGACAAGACCGGCAAGCTCGTCACCCTGACCCACGTGGCCGGGAACGAGGAGCTGATGGTCCTGACCGAGAAGGGCACGGTGATCCGCACCCGCGTCGAGGAGGTCCGCGTGACCGGCCGGGGCGCGCAGGGCGTCAAGGTCATCAACATCGGCGACAAGGACCGCGTGATCAGCGCCTTCCCCATCCGCCGCGAGGACGAGCTGTAA
- a CDS encoding helix-turn-helix domain-containing protein yields the protein MTQTNSSLTKTFVDTVTYRPGAVILYPGKSDMLYRVASGLVRIHTMDDDGNGLTLRYVKPGEYFGEEALAGVNRAYFAEAVTDSSVDVINPALMTAEDNLVVTTHLVKTLERAYESIYRLVGKRLRARIAGELLELKDTALATQLDSGETMIYATHDELAAAVGSVRETVTKVVGELSREGVISAGYGKITLKNEQALSTIAAA from the coding sequence ATGACGCAGACCAACTCCTCCCTGACGAAGACCTTCGTGGACACCGTGACCTACCGCCCGGGCGCGGTCATCCTCTACCCCGGCAAGAGCGACATGCTCTACCGCGTGGCGAGCGGCCTGGTTCGCATCCACACGATGGACGACGACGGCAACGGCCTGACCCTGCGCTACGTCAAGCCCGGCGAGTACTTCGGCGAGGAAGCCCTGGCGGGCGTGAACCGCGCCTACTTCGCGGAGGCCGTGACCGACTCCAGCGTGGACGTGATCAACCCCGCGCTGATGACCGCCGAGGACAACCTCGTGGTCACCACCCACCTCGTCAAGACGCTGGAGCGTGCCTACGAGAGCATCTACCGCCTCGTCGGCAAGCGGCTGCGCGCCCGGATCGCGGGTGAGCTGCTGGAGCTCAAGGACACGGCCCTCGCCACCCAGCTCGACTCCGGCGAGACGATGATCTACGCGACCCACGACGAGCTGGCCGCCGCGGTGGGCTCGGTGCGTGAGACCGTCACCAAGGTCGTCGGCGAACTCAGCCGCGAGGGCGTGATCAGCGCCGGGTACGGCAAGATCACCCTCAAGAACGAGCAGGCGCTGAGCACCATCGCCGCCGCTTAA
- a CDS encoding FAD-dependent oxidoreductase: MATFSPERPLRVAVIGSGPSGIYAAEALTRQADVPVEVDVFDRLPTPYGLVRYGVAPDHLTIKSVTKGFEKTLADLRVRFLGNVEFGSDLTHEEAREHYDAVIYTVGASSDRRLGIPGEDLTGSMSATEFVAWYNGHPDAAAREMLLNATGVAVVGVGNVALDVSRILVKTVAELRESDIAEHALAALERSQVKDVWVLGRRGPLQAAFTTKELREFGELEGADPIVKPAEVQVDETAEAANTDNTKKKNLEVLRDFAVRTPEGKDRRIHLRFLVSPVEILDDGEGNVGGLKIERNRLDENGSAVGTGEYETLPVQMVLRSIGYKGVALPGVPFDERKGVIPNVEGRVEGQPGEYTAGWIKRGPSGVIGTNKKDAVDTVAHLLADAKAGALPEPAQPSREAVDALLAGKGVDVYTFDDWQALDAHELARGKTQGRPRGKVVHKHEMLQHRRKALQEADG; the protein is encoded by the coding sequence ATGGCGACCTTTTCCCCCGAACGACCCCTGCGCGTGGCCGTGATCGGCAGCGGCCCCAGCGGGATTTACGCCGCCGAGGCGCTGACCAGGCAAGCCGACGTGCCCGTGGAGGTGGACGTGTTCGACCGTCTGCCCACTCCCTACGGCCTCGTGCGCTACGGGGTCGCGCCCGACCACCTCACCATCAAGAGCGTGACCAAGGGCTTCGAGAAGACCTTGGCGGACCTCCGCGTCCGCTTTCTCGGCAACGTCGAGTTCGGCAGCGACCTCACCCACGAGGAGGCGCGGGAGCACTACGACGCCGTTATCTACACCGTGGGCGCGTCCTCCGACCGCCGCCTGGGTATTCCCGGCGAGGACCTGACGGGCTCCATGAGCGCCACCGAGTTCGTCGCCTGGTACAACGGCCACCCGGACGCGGCGGCGCGCGAGATGCTGCTGAACGCGACGGGCGTGGCGGTGGTCGGCGTGGGGAACGTGGCCCTGGACGTGAGCCGCATCCTCGTCAAGACGGTGGCCGAGCTGCGGGAGAGCGACATCGCCGAGCACGCGCTCGCCGCCCTGGAGCGCAGTCAGGTCAAGGACGTGTGGGTGCTGGGACGCCGGGGACCTTTGCAGGCCGCCTTCACCACCAAGGAGCTGCGCGAGTTCGGGGAGCTGGAGGGGGCCGACCCCATCGTCAAGCCCGCCGAGGTGCAGGTGGACGAGACCGCCGAGGCGGCGAATACGGACAACACCAAGAAGAAGAATCTGGAGGTCCTGCGCGACTTCGCCGTGCGCACGCCCGAGGGCAAGGACCGGCGCATCCACCTGCGCTTCCTCGTCTCGCCCGTCGAGATTCTGGATGACGGCGAGGGGAACGTGGGCGGGCTGAAGATCGAGCGCAACCGTCTGGACGAGAACGGGAGCGCGGTGGGCACGGGCGAGTACGAGACGCTGCCCGTTCAGATGGTGCTGCGGTCCATCGGCTACAAGGGGGTGGCGCTGCCCGGCGTGCCCTTCGACGAGCGAAAGGGCGTGATTCCCAACGTGGAAGGACGCGTGGAGGGCCAACCCGGCGAGTACACGGCGGGCTGGATCAAGCGCGGGCCCAGCGGCGTGATCGGCACCAACAAGAAGGACGCGGTGGACACGGTGGCGCACCTGCTCGCCGACGCGAAGGCCGGGGCGCTGCCCGAGCCCGCCCAGCCGAGCCGTGAGGCGGTGGACGCGCTGCTCGCGGGCAAGGGGGTGGACGTGTACACCTTCGACGACTGGCAGGCGCTCGACGCACATGAACTCGCGCGGGGCAAGACGCAGGGCCGCCCACGCGGCAAGGTGGTCCACAAGCACGAGATGCTCCAGCACCGCCGGAAGGCGTTGCAAGAGGCGGACGGCTAG